The proteins below are encoded in one region of Papilio machaon chromosome 27, ilPapMach1.1, whole genome shotgun sequence:
- the LOC106711031 gene encoding uncharacterized protein LOC106711031: protein MPRAHRHRLLSTLHFLLLTGFLPYIFAERSSSQRSPPLEEAAELLRDAPLYPPLREDVSTNDNPELTEQSNSIVYDTETSIEESNIRVTPEESDSKFLNDASADTDDASNSKYSVDIDENSDTADIEDRIPFLRPVYPEDNLFKSSYLNNQDENDVFETSRDNDEDSEDISFFTSTKYDKFNENELRSIRETKEYRETENLNEADKVNEIVPDDDDLLAKKIIEENTNSEINLITLGKNKRDDPGILIAPDFSTNAKDSVLITSDEATVEDEDVGQSGPHVFDTTIETITDNTDDFNMEDLKTKQERTKRSQDFDKSTKTSRRVKTGDTILNIRGAVRDAIGDAGAAPGPRASTRLDAFVIRPAPAPRQPLRDEPRPDADEPAPKPVTSQKHERELLVAAHSYVRIPCDLVNVTNLRWYKDNEAALLSTALPGAEGAGAAGAGGDGALHIPRAAQAHTARWRCAGQDSKGRARAGRPTRLLVYEAVRSVYLAVDGRRLDAGNTWVPVRDTAVLEVQCFAEGGVPAPELSWRLLAQEPALDHRPYLRVYHTNHSVEGVRWSRAVVTAARELHNATLRCSALQRRPPLAAPRPPDAPPELPAQDDLSAQLQIHVTYPPSFVISRWPGFGARLVAGGAAALRCDVDSNPPARAHWMRDDDTTSSSPTPLEGVGEARGAATLRWPTLTEAHAGWYRCRASWLDTEYSSIGYYLNVLASEEPSQSQAQSGAGAEPGAGAEEPEHQKVDVPLGGNVQLHCPKGSVGCWWRRVVGNSSESWAPAGSHHAHGVLGIRGALYQEAGEYRCIGARGADMQRLRDLKRVTLRVTGAATATAVSATATPGGWRLECAACGRGVRVLWLRASPAPSAAPAHLAPHTAPHPAPPCYRAVLLLPEPDEVWCVAATSGGGAVAVFPRRGSPAPARHAQPGRAQHSAAHLASPHLSLLLLALLPLPPLLTLLPLLPPSAGAPYRHRFI, encoded by the exons ATGCCGCGCGCGCACCGGCATCGCCTTCTCTCAACGCTGCACTTCTTACTTCTCACTG GCTTTCTTCCCTACATTTTCGCAGAGCGCAGCAGCTCGCAGCGCTCGCCCCCTTTAGAAGAAGCCGCGGAACTCCTCCGCGATGCCCCTCTTTATCCTCCCCTTCGTGAAGATGTTTCTACCAACGACAATCCCGAACTGACAGAACAATCTAATAGTATAGTATACGACACTGAGACCAGCATTGAAGAGAGTAATATACGAGTAACTCCGGAAGAATCAGATTCGAAATTTCTTAACGATGCATCGGCAGACACGGACGACGCTTCGAATAGTAAATATAGCGTTGATATCGATGAGAATTCTGATACAGCAGATATTGAAGACAGAATACCTTTCCTTAGACCTGTATATCCTGAagacaatttgtttaaatctTCCTACCTAAACAATCAAGATGAAAACGATGTTTTTGAAACATCCAGAGATAACGATGAAGATTCTGAGGATATAAGTTTTTTCACTTCAACGAAATATGACAAGTTCAATGAAAACGAATTAAGATCTATTAGAGAAACAAAAGAGTATCGAGAAACAGAAAACCTGAATGAGGCTGATAAAGTTAATGAAATTGTacctgatgatgatgatttattagctaagaaaattattgaagaaaatacgaattctgaaattaatttgattacttTAGGGAAAAATAAACGTGACGATCCAGGCATATTGATAGCCCCCGACTTCAGTACGAATGCAAAAGATTCCGTCTTAATTACTTCCGATGAAGCTACTGTGGAAGATGAGGATGTTGGTCAAAGCGGTCCTCATGTTTTTGATACAACAATTGAAACTATAACAGACAACACTGATGATTTTAACATGGAAGATTTAAAAACGAAACAAGAAAGAACTAAACGCAGTCAAGATTTTGATAAATCGACAAAG ACATCCCGCCGTGTGAAAACCGGCGACACCATCCTTAACATCCGCGGCGCCGTGCGGGACGCCATCGGGGACGCCGGTGCGGCGCCGGGCCCGCGCGCCTCCACGCGCCTTGACGCCTTTGTCATCCGgcctgcgcccgcgccgcgccaGCCACTGCGGGACGAGCCGCGACCTGACGCCGACGAGCCGGCGCCCAAGCCCGTCACCTCGCAG AAGCACGAGCGCGAGCTGCTAGTGGCGGCGCACTCGTACGTGCGTATTCCCTGCGACCTTGTCAACGTCACCAACCTACGCTGGTACAAGGACAACGAG GCGGCGTTGTTGTCGACGGCACTGCCGGGGGCggagggcgcgggcgcggcaGGCGCAGGGGGCGATGGCGCGCTGCACATCCCGCGCGCTGCGCAGGCGCACACTGCACGTTGGCGCTGTGCTGGGCAAGACAGCAAGGGTCGCGCGCGCGCCGGACGACCTACCAGACTACTAGTATATG AGGCGGTGCGGTCGGTATACCTGGCAGTGGACGGGCGGCGGTTGGACGCCGGCAACACGTGGGTTCCGGTGCGCGACACCGCCGTGCTTGAAGTGCAGTGCTTCGCTGAGG GTGGCGTGCCCGCACCGGAGCTGTCTTGGCGGCTGCTGGCACAGGAGCCAGCGCTCGACCACCGGCCCTACCTACGCGTCTACCACACCAACCACTCCGTAG AGGGCGTGCGCTGGTCGCGCGCGGTGGTGACAGCGGCGCGCGAGCTGCACAACGCGACGCTGCGATGCTCGGCCTTACAGCGCCGTCCCCCGCTCGCCGCGCCTAGACCCCCCGACGCACCTCCCGAGCTCCCCGCGCAGGACGACCTCAGCGCGCAGTTGCAGATACATGTAACAT ACCCACCGTCTTTTGTGATCTCTCGTTGGCCGGGGTTCGGCGCGCGGCTGGTGGCGGGCGGGGCGGCGGCGTTGCGCTGCGACGTCGACTCCAATCCACCCGCGCGCGCGCACTGGATGCGCGACGATGACACTACATCCAG CTCGCCGACACCGCTGGAGGGAGTGGGGGAGGCGCGAGGCGCGGCCACTCTGCGCTGGCCCACGCTGACGGAGGCGCATGCTGGCTGGTATCGCTGCCGCGCCTCCTGGCTCGACACAGAGTACTCCTCCATCGGCTACTACCTCAACGTGCTGG CATCAGAAGAGCCATCGCAGTCGCAGGCACAGTCGGGGGCAGGGGCAGAGCCGGGGGCCGGGGCGGAGGAGCCGGAACATCAGAAGGTGGATGTGCCGCTCGGGGGCAATGTACAACTGCACTGTCCCAAGG GCAGTGTGGGCTGCTGGTGGCGGCGCGTGGTTGGCAACTCCAGTGAGAGCTGGGCGCCCGCCGGCTCGCACCACGCGCACGGCGTGCTCG GTATCCGCGGCGCACTATACCAAGAGGCGGGCGAGTACCGCTGCATTGGCGCTCGCGGCGCAGACATGCAGCGCTTACGAGACCTCAAGCGCGTCACGCTCAGGGTCACCG GGGCAGCGACGGCGACGGCTGTGAGCGCGACGGCGACGCCGGGCGGGTGGCGGCTGGAGTGCGCGGCGTGCGGGCGCGGAGTGCGCGTGTTGTGGCTGCGCGCCTCGCCCGCGCCCAGCGCCGCGCCCGCGCACCTCGCCCCGCACACCGCACCCCACCCCGCGCCGCCCTGCTACCGCGCCGTGCTTCTGCTGCCCGAGCCCGACGAG GTGTGGTGTGTGGCGGCGACGAGCGGTGGCGGCGCGGTGGCCGTGTTCCCGCGGCGCGGCTCCCCCGCCCCCGCACGTCACGCGCAGCCGGGCCGCGCGCAGCACTCCGCCGCACATCTGGCCTCGCCGCATCTGTCACTGCTGCTGCTCGCGCTCCTGCCGCTCCCGCCCCTGCTGACACTCCTGCCACTCCTGCCGCCGTCCGCGGGCGCCCCCTACCGCCATCGCttcatttaa